From Pseudomonas fluorescens, one genomic window encodes:
- a CDS encoding NAD/NADP-dependent octopine/nopaline dehydrogenase family protein produces the protein MKISVLGGGHGCYAAAVEMAEKGHQVRLWRRDGAALKALLEIGSLTVRDYRGTRQVSVGQPGDLLTLTDNLAEALGDAQLVIVPLPSTSHDDLAQQVAPHLHDGQVLFLPPGTFGSYVFARAMADAGNHSRVAFAETGTLPYLVRKHGANQLVISCYATRLPTGVFPAELSGSAFAVLREAYPSVEPIEDALSGALMNAGPIIHPPLIMMNAGPLEHFETWDIHNEGTQPSIRRVTNQLDAERMAVREALGYGAPHFPLADHYNSTEGEEWMYGRGAHGKLTDSGDWREDINLQTHRYMLEDTRLGLSLLVSVGRWAGVSTPVAQGLLSIASAVSGRNLYAEGRTLENLGLAGLDRAQMSALLTQGCPR, from the coding sequence ATGAAGATCAGTGTGCTCGGTGGTGGTCATGGCTGTTACGCGGCGGCGGTGGAAATGGCCGAGAAGGGCCATCAGGTGCGCCTGTGGCGGCGGGACGGTGCGGCGCTCAAGGCGCTGCTGGAAATCGGCAGCCTGACGGTCCGCGATTACCGTGGTACGCGCCAGGTGTCGGTGGGTCAGCCGGGTGATCTGCTGACCCTGACCGACAATCTGGCCGAAGCCCTCGGCGATGCGCAACTGGTGATCGTGCCGCTGCCGTCGACCTCACACGACGACCTGGCCCAGCAGGTCGCACCGCACCTGCATGACGGCCAGGTGCTGTTCCTGCCACCGGGGACCTTTGGCAGCTATGTGTTCGCCAGGGCCATGGCGGATGCCGGCAATCACAGTCGGGTAGCCTTCGCTGAAACCGGCACCCTGCCGTATCTGGTACGCAAGCACGGTGCCAACCAACTGGTGATCAGTTGCTACGCGACCCGGCTGCCGACCGGGGTGTTTCCCGCCGAGTTGTCCGGGTCGGCCTTTGCGGTATTGCGCGAGGCTTATCCGAGTGTCGAGCCGATCGAAGACGCCCTCAGTGGTGCGCTGATGAATGCCGGGCCGATCATTCACCCGCCGTTGATCATGATGAACGCCGGGCCCCTGGAGCACTTCGAGACCTGGGACATTCACAACGAGGGTACTCAGCCGTCGATTCGCCGGGTGACCAACCAGCTCGACGCCGAGCGCATGGCCGTGCGTGAGGCATTGGGCTACGGCGCGCCGCACTTTCCATTGGCCGATCACTACAACAGCACGGAAGGCGAGGAGTGGATGTACGGCCGTGGCGCCCACGGCAAGTTGACCGACAGTGGCGACTGGCGTGAAGACATCAATCTGCAGACCCACCGTTACATGCTCGAAGACACGCGCCTTGGCCTGTCATTGCTGGTGTCTGTGGGGCGCTGGGCGGGTGTGTCGACCCCGGTCGCGCAAGGCCTGCTGAGCATCGCTTCGGCAGTGTCCGGGCGCAATCTCTACGCCGAAGGCCGGACCCTGGAAAACCTCGGTCTGGCCGGGCTCGACCGGGCACAGATGAGCGCGCTGCTGACCCAGGGTTGCCCACGATGA
- a CDS encoding 3-hydroxybutyryl-CoA dehydrogenase: MNAVLPKVCVVGAGRMGEGIALAFIHAGLPVSLIDIKERAEDQRRDYFEKVRNNLRSELQMLVRLGLLEDAQADIALARLTLQSRTQAAATLGECDLVFEAVPEVIELKQATFAWVSQQVPATTIIASTTSTFLVTELAGMVDAPQRFVNAHWLNPAYLMPLVEVSRSETTCAQVVQRLLQLLKRIGKVPVVCNPVAGYIVPRIQALAMNEAARMVEEGVASAEDIDTAVRVGFGLRFSVLGLLEFIDWGGGDILYYASRYLSRELAPRFESPQVIADNMQGGRNGLRDGQGFYDYRERDVEAYKQQRLGEFVRKLQLSGLTPAFEGALRQG; the protein is encoded by the coding sequence ATGAACGCTGTGCTGCCGAAGGTCTGCGTGGTCGGCGCCGGGCGGATGGGCGAGGGCATTGCCCTGGCGTTCATCCATGCCGGTCTGCCGGTGAGCCTGATCGATATCAAGGAGCGCGCCGAGGACCAGCGCCGGGATTACTTCGAAAAGGTGCGCAACAACCTGCGCAGTGAATTGCAGATGCTGGTGCGCCTGGGGTTGCTTGAGGACGCGCAGGCGGACATTGCCCTGGCGCGCCTGACTCTGCAATCGCGGACCCAGGCAGCGGCAACCTTGGGCGAGTGCGACCTGGTTTTCGAGGCGGTGCCGGAAGTCATCGAGTTGAAGCAGGCGACTTTTGCCTGGGTCAGCCAGCAGGTGCCGGCAACGACCATTATTGCCTCGACCACCTCGACCTTCCTGGTTACCGAGCTGGCGGGGATGGTCGACGCGCCGCAGCGTTTCGTCAACGCCCATTGGCTCAATCCCGCCTACCTGATGCCGCTGGTGGAAGTCAGCCGCAGTGAGACGACGTGTGCGCAGGTGGTCCAGCGCCTGCTGCAGTTGCTCAAACGCATCGGCAAGGTGCCGGTGGTGTGCAACCCGGTGGCCGGCTACATCGTGCCGCGCATCCAGGCGCTGGCGATGAACGAGGCGGCGAGGATGGTCGAGGAGGGCGTGGCCAGCGCCGAGGATATCGACACGGCGGTTCGGGTCGGCTTTGGCTTGCGGTTTTCGGTGTTGGGGCTGCTGGAGTTTATCGATTGGGGCGGCGGTGACATTCTCTACTACGCCTCGCGCTACCTGAGCCGCGAACTGGCCCCGCGCTTCGAGTCGCCGCAGGTCATTGCCGACAACATGCAGGGCGGTCGCAATGGCTTGCGCGATGGGCAGGGGTTCTACGATTACCGGGAACGGGATGTGGAGGCCTACAAGCAGCAACGGCTCGGGGAGTTTGTGCGCAAGTTGCAACTGAGCGGGCTGACGCCGGCGTTTGAGGGGGCCTTGCGGCAGGGTTGA
- a CDS encoding arylsulfatase has translation MTRIGKWLPRVAFAASSVLALSATAADKPNILVIFGDDIGQTNISAYSMGVVGYKTPNIDRIAKEGMIFTDYYAENSCTAGRSSFITGQTPLRTGLSKVGMPGVPVGLQARDVTIAQALKAKGYATGQFGKNHLGDKDEYLPTNHGFDEFFGNLYHLNAEEEPERPYWPKDDAEFVKAASPRGVIHSFADGKIEDTGALNKKRMETIDDETTAAAQAFIEKQAKADKPFFVWMNTTRMHAFTHVRESMKGQSGMIGNEYADGMLEHDGDVGKLLKTLDDLKLTDNTIVVYTTDNGPNQWSWPDAATTPFRNEKNSNWEGAYRVPAMIRWPGKVKPGEVSTQMFSGLDWFPTLLAAVGDTDIKDRLLKGADIGGKNFKVHLDGYNQLDYLTGKTDKSARTEFYYFSDDGDLVSMRFNDWKLVFCEQRAPGGLKVWSEPFTCLRVPKMFNLRMDPYERADVVSDQYYDWLTKNDYLIFDGVRRSAAFLQTFVDYPPSQRPASFSIDQIRADVDKKIAEKMKQQ, from the coding sequence ATGACTCGCATAGGCAAGTGGTTACCCAGGGTCGCCTTCGCGGCGTCCTCCGTACTGGCGCTGTCGGCCACAGCCGCCGACAAACCGAACATCCTGGTGATTTTCGGCGATGACATCGGCCAGACCAATATCAGCGCTTATTCCATGGGCGTGGTTGGCTACAAGACACCGAACATCGACCGTATCGCCAAAGAGGGCATGATATTCACCGACTATTACGCGGAGAACAGTTGCACCGCGGGACGCTCGAGCTTCATTACTGGCCAGACCCCATTGCGTACGGGCCTGTCGAAAGTCGGCATGCCCGGCGTACCGGTTGGCCTGCAGGCCCGCGACGTGACCATCGCCCAGGCACTCAAGGCCAAGGGTTATGCCACCGGTCAGTTCGGCAAGAACCACCTGGGGGACAAGGACGAATACCTGCCGACCAATCACGGCTTCGACGAGTTCTTCGGCAACCTCTATCACCTCAACGCCGAAGAAGAGCCCGAACGTCCGTACTGGCCGAAGGATGATGCCGAGTTCGTCAAGGCCGCCTCGCCACGCGGGGTGATCCACAGCTTCGCCGACGGCAAGATCGAAGACACCGGCGCACTGAACAAAAAACGCATGGAGACCATCGACGACGAAACCACCGCTGCCGCCCAGGCGTTCATCGAGAAGCAGGCCAAGGCTGACAAGCCATTCTTCGTCTGGATGAACACCACCCGCATGCACGCCTTCACCCACGTGCGCGAGTCGATGAAGGGGCAAAGCGGCATGATCGGCAATGAATACGCCGATGGCATGCTCGAACACGATGGTGATGTCGGCAAGTTGTTGAAGACCCTCGACGACCTCAAGCTGACCGACAACACCATCGTCGTCTACACCACCGACAACGGTCCGAACCAGTGGTCCTGGCCGGACGCGGCGACCACACCGTTCCGCAACGAGAAAAACTCCAACTGGGAAGGCGCTTACCGGGTACCGGCGATGATCCGCTGGCCGGGCAAGGTCAAACCGGGTGAAGTGTCCACGCAAATGTTCTCCGGACTGGACTGGTTCCCGACCCTGTTGGCCGCCGTTGGCGATACCGACATCAAGGACCGCCTGCTCAAGGGTGCCGACATCGGCGGGAAGAACTTCAAGGTGCATCTGGACGGCTACAACCAGCTGGACTATCTGACCGGCAAGACCGACAAGAGCGCGCGCACCGAGTTCTACTATTTCAGCGACGATGGCGATCTGGTGAGCATGCGCTTTAACGACTGGAAACTGGTGTTCTGTGAGCAACGTGCGCCAGGTGGCCTCAAGGTCTGGAGCGAACCTTTCACCTGCCTGCGCGTACCCAAAATGTTCAACCTGCGCATGGACCCGTACGAGCGTGCCGACGTGGTATCCGACCAATACTATGACTGGCTGACCAAGAACGACTACCTGATATTCGATGGTGTCCGCCGGTCCGCCGCGTTCCTGCAGACCTTTGTCGACTACCCGCCTAGCCAGCGTCCGGCGAGCTTCAGCATCGACCAGATCCGTGCGGATGTAGACAAGAAAATTGCGGAGAAAATGAAGCAGCAGTAA
- a CDS encoding sensor histidine kinase, with protein sequence MRLSDFIDENMEPILQAWEAFARSVNTPMPTMDSRGLRNHSEYILQAVARDLRTSQTEQQQIDKSQGLGPSTQDESAAVTHALTRLMAGFTMDQMVAEYRALRSSVLRLWLAQGYAGEDHQMEDVIRFNEAIDQALIESIASYGQAVEATRKMVLGVLGHDLRTPLSAVTLGADLLKQTEELGPRGKKIISQISASVLSANQMVADLLDLARCNLGTGIPVRREVVDLTAVCTSVVNELTAAHPKSKIITSVEGKVTGQYDPPRMAQVFSNLIGNAVRHGDPKRPINVMLTRNGTGACFHVQNHGEPIPANFLPTLFNPEGRYSRYSEGKPGASSGLGLGLFIAAQIVEGHGGSIEVESKLEQGTIFRVNLPDRGWPES encoded by the coding sequence ATGAGGCTTTCAGATTTCATCGACGAAAATATGGAGCCTATTTTGCAAGCTTGGGAAGCGTTCGCCAGGTCGGTGAACACTCCGATGCCAACCATGGATTCCCGAGGTCTGAGAAACCATTCTGAATATATTTTGCAGGCTGTTGCTCGCGATTTGCGCACCTCTCAAACCGAGCAGCAACAGATCGACAAATCCCAGGGGCTCGGGCCTAGCACGCAAGACGAATCGGCGGCTGTAACCCACGCATTAACGCGCCTGATGGCGGGCTTCACAATGGATCAGATGGTTGCCGAGTATCGTGCGCTTAGGTCAAGCGTGCTCAGACTGTGGCTTGCCCAAGGATACGCCGGGGAAGATCATCAAATGGAAGATGTGATCCGATTCAACGAAGCGATAGACCAAGCGCTTATCGAATCGATTGCGTCCTACGGGCAAGCGGTGGAGGCGACCCGAAAAATGGTACTGGGCGTATTGGGCCACGATCTTCGCACGCCATTGAGCGCTGTAACGCTGGGTGCCGATTTGCTGAAACAAACGGAAGAATTAGGCCCCCGTGGAAAAAAAATAATTTCTCAGATTTCCGCCAGTGTTTTAAGCGCGAACCAGATGGTTGCCGACCTTCTAGACTTGGCCCGTTGTAACCTGGGTACAGGAATACCGGTGAGGCGAGAAGTTGTTGATCTAACGGCTGTTTGTACATCAGTCGTGAATGAACTCACTGCGGCCCACCCGAAATCGAAGATCATTACCAGCGTTGAGGGAAAAGTAACCGGCCAGTACGACCCGCCACGCATGGCACAGGTGTTCTCAAACCTTATTGGCAACGCCGTGCGGCACGGAGATCCAAAGCGTCCTATCAATGTCATGCTGACCAGAAATGGCACCGGTGCTTGCTTTCACGTGCAAAATCACGGAGAGCCAATTCCAGCCAACTTCTTGCCTACGCTCTTTAATCCGGAGGGACGCTATTCCAGATATTCAGAGGGTAAACCAGGCGCATCCTCTGGTCTTGGCCTCGGTTTATTCATAGCTGCTCAAATTGTAGAAGGGCATGGCGGTTCTATAGAGGTCGAGTCCAAACTGGAGCAGGGTACGATTTTTCGTGTAAATCTGCCGGATCGTGGATGGCCAGAGTCGTGA